The Corynebacterium camporealensis genome contains a region encoding:
- the acpS gene encoding holo-ACP synthase AcpS: MSPRISVGTDLVHVPGFAEQLARPGSVFEQVFSPLELRVAATKGARRAEHLAGRWAAKEAYLKAWSQARYGQPPVMVEHDVRWEEIETRPDAWGRVEILLHGAIAGAVSQTLGKWEASVSISHDGDYATATVLLSY, encoded by the coding sequence GTGAGCCCGCGGATAAGTGTGGGCACGGACTTAGTTCACGTGCCAGGCTTTGCCGAGCAATTAGCACGCCCCGGTTCGGTATTCGAGCAGGTCTTTAGCCCGCTCGAGTTGCGGGTGGCTGCGACTAAGGGTGCGCGCCGGGCAGAGCACCTCGCGGGGCGTTGGGCGGCCAAGGAGGCGTATCTGAAGGCGTGGTCGCAGGCTCGTTACGGCCAACCGCCCGTCATGGTGGAGCACGACGTGCGCTGGGAGGAAATTGAAACCCGCCCCGATGCGTGGGGGCGGGTGGAGATTCTGTTGCACGGCGCGATTGCTGGTGCGGTATCCCAAACCTTGGGAAAGTGGGAGGCGAGTGTGAGCATTAGCCACGATGGCGACTACGCTACCGCAACGGTGCTGCTCAGTTACTAG
- the bcp gene encoding thioredoxin-dependent thiol peroxidase: MTEATRLDVGDTAPAFELSDDAGNTVSLSDYAGKRVVVYFYPRANTPGCTKEACDFRDSLGELNDLGIEVVGISPDKPEKLAKFREDHDLNFPLLSDPDKSVMTAYGAFGEKKNYGKIVQGVIRSTFLVEEDGTIGKAMYNVKATGHVARVMKGLA; this comes from the coding sequence ATGACTGAAGCAACTCGTTTGGACGTTGGAGATACCGCCCCTGCTTTTGAGCTGAGCGATGACGCCGGAAACACTGTTTCTTTGAGCGATTACGCTGGCAAGCGCGTTGTGGTCTACTTCTACCCGCGCGCGAATACTCCAGGCTGCACCAAGGAGGCCTGCGATTTCCGCGATTCTTTGGGCGAGCTGAATGACCTTGGTATTGAGGTTGTGGGCATTTCCCCGGACAAGCCAGAAAAGCTGGCGAAGTTCCGCGAGGACCATGACCTCAACTTCCCGCTGTTGTCGGATCCGGATAAGTCTGTGATGACTGCCTACGGCGCGTTTGGTGAAAAGAAGAACTACGGCAAGATCGTCCAGGGTGTTATCCGTTCGACGTTCTTGGTGGAAGAAGATGGCACCATCGGCAAGGCTATGTACAACGTGAAGGCCACTGGCCATGTTGCCCGCGTGATGAAGGGGCTTGCTTAA
- a CDS encoding DUF3618 domain-containing protein: MARTIDDIQRDIERTRRQLAGTLDELADRSKPQNLAEDAKQAATVKLQDKNVQMALAGIGVAVAGIVAFSVFRSRRRSNDLKELRRLLAERR; the protein is encoded by the coding sequence GTGGCACGCACTATTGACGACATCCAGCGCGACATCGAGCGCACCCGCCGCCAGCTGGCCGGTACTTTGGATGAGTTGGCAGACCGCAGCAAGCCGCAGAACTTGGCCGAAGACGCCAAGCAGGCTGCAACCGTCAAGCTGCAGGACAAGAACGTGCAGATGGCCCTGGCTGGCATCGGCGTTGCTGTCGCCGGCATCGTGGCCTTCTCCGTCTTCCGCTCCCGCCGTCGTTCCAACGACCTCAAGGAGCTGCGCCGCCTCCTCGCGGAACGCCGTTAA
- a CDS encoding TetR/AcrR family transcriptional regulator has protein sequence MTTSDDAELLVPRRRPAQARSRERFNRILQSARSVLVDVGFESFTFDEVSRRAEVPIGTLYQFFANKYVLICELDRQDVADNLAEIERFSQHVPALQWPDFLDELIDHLARMWREDPSRRAVWHAVQSTPATRYTAADTELQLLRPLAEILAPLAPDQDYDQRLKLAAFLVHACVSMLNYAVTETPENFDRVVAEIKRMLIAYLFSVATAEPEV, from the coding sequence GTGACCACATCCGACGATGCTGAGCTGCTCGTTCCCCGCCGCAGGCCTGCCCAGGCCCGCAGCCGGGAGCGTTTTAACCGGATCCTGCAGTCCGCACGCAGCGTGCTTGTCGATGTCGGCTTCGAGTCCTTCACCTTCGACGAAGTCTCCCGCCGCGCCGAGGTCCCCATTGGCACGCTGTATCAGTTCTTTGCGAACAAGTATGTGCTGATTTGCGAGCTCGACCGCCAAGACGTCGCGGACAACCTCGCGGAGATTGAGCGCTTTTCCCAGCATGTCCCGGCGCTGCAGTGGCCAGACTTCCTTGATGAGCTCATCGATCACTTAGCGCGTATGTGGCGTGAGGACCCGTCGCGTCGTGCGGTGTGGCATGCGGTGCAGTCCACCCCGGCCACGCGTTATACGGCTGCGGATACGGAGTTGCAGTTACTCCGCCCGCTCGCCGAAATTCTGGCGCCGTTGGCTCCGGATCAGGACTACGACCAGCGCCTGAAGCTGGCGGCATTTTTGGTGCACGCGTGCGTATCGATGCTCAACTACGCCGTGACCGAAACCCCGGAAAACTTCGACCGCGTGGTCGCCGAAATCAAGCGCATGCTCATCGCTTACCTGTTCTCCGTGGCTACGGCCGAACCAGAGGTCTAG
- a CDS encoding glutaminase — MKTPIPFYLEEILKRVRDNTDGEVADYIPELAEADPEKLGAAMCTTTGNVYSAGDDDVEFTIQSISKPFTYALALQELGLDRVREIVGMEPSGEAFNELSLNQEDHRPVNPMINAGAIAVTQLINGVDSEPEDRVECLRKFFSRLAGRELHIDNDTCASELDLSDRNLSLAHMLRNYDIIEDEAHDAVATYTQQCSIVVTVRDLAVMSATLSNGGRQPVTGEKILDADVCRLTLAVMSSAGMYDGAGRWMAEVGIPAKSGVSGGLIGLLPGQMGVATFSPRLNKEGNSVRGVDAFRMLSKDMGLHLMSTEERYGVAPIRNVEQDDNLTVFFLQGQLNFNAAETILHELADFDFDTSTVVLELSHVAGTHRIGRRMLKEGLRRIRESGFEIAVIDPNEILSNRTMSDGTEVPVGDHEDYQINGETIDIH; from the coding sequence GTGAAAACTCCGATTCCTTTTTACCTTGAAGAAATTCTCAAGCGCGTCCGCGACAACACCGACGGCGAAGTAGCCGACTACATCCCGGAGCTGGCCGAGGCCGACCCGGAAAAGCTGGGCGCTGCCATGTGTACCACCACGGGCAATGTGTATTCCGCTGGCGATGATGACGTGGAGTTTACGATCCAGTCCATCTCCAAGCCTTTTACTTACGCTCTGGCTCTGCAGGAGCTGGGCTTAGACCGCGTGCGTGAAATCGTCGGTATGGAACCTTCCGGTGAGGCTTTCAATGAGCTCTCACTGAATCAGGAAGACCACCGTCCGGTCAATCCGATGATTAACGCGGGCGCGATTGCCGTAACCCAGCTGATTAATGGCGTGGATTCGGAACCAGAAGACCGCGTGGAATGCCTACGCAAGTTCTTCTCCCGCCTGGCTGGCCGGGAGCTGCACATCGATAATGACACCTGCGCATCGGAGCTGGACCTGTCCGACCGCAACCTGTCGCTGGCACACATGCTGCGCAATTACGACATCATCGAAGATGAAGCTCACGATGCCGTGGCCACCTATACGCAGCAGTGCTCCATCGTGGTCACTGTGCGCGACCTGGCCGTGATGTCGGCGACGCTGTCCAATGGTGGCCGTCAGCCTGTAACAGGGGAGAAGATTCTCGATGCCGACGTTTGTCGCCTGACCCTGGCTGTGATGAGCTCTGCTGGCATGTACGACGGCGCGGGCCGCTGGATGGCCGAGGTCGGTATTCCCGCTAAGTCCGGTGTCTCCGGTGGCCTGATTGGTCTCCTGCCCGGCCAGATGGGTGTGGCAACCTTCTCGCCACGCCTGAATAAGGAAGGCAACTCCGTTCGCGGCGTCGATGCGTTCCGCATGCTGTCCAAGGACATGGGCCTGCACCTGATGTCTACTGAAGAGCGCTACGGTGTTGCCCCGATTCGTAACGTGGAGCAGGACGACAACCTCACCGTGTTCTTCCTACAGGGACAGCTCAACTTCAACGCTGCGGAGACCATCCTGCACGAGCTGGCCGACTTCGACTTCGACACCAGCACCGTCGTGCTGGAGCTTTCCCACGTTGCCGGCACCCACCGCATAGGCCGCCGCATGCTCAAGGAAGGCCTGCGCCGTATCCGCGAGTCTGGCTTCGAAATTGCAGTCATCGACCCGAACGAAATCTTGAGCAACCGCACCATGTCCGATGGCACCGAAGTCCCCGTCGGCGACCACGAGGACTACCAAATCAACGGCGAGACCATCGACATCCACTAA
- a CDS encoding L,D-transpeptidase, whose amino-acid sequence MFNPRSFTRRLLALTTVTAVAIAAVACTIDSAAEDHDGQQQEQTEETTQDKPKDKAPEISVKDGATDVDPSEPVTVTSQGEGLEEVTMVNESGYVVEEKLSDDGMEWSTDEVLGYNRTYTLTAVDENGKEKDITFSTMEASATADVALSPTPGSEVGVGQVIAVRFGAYVNDREAAEEAIKVETSPEVEGAFYWVNGQEVRWRPQYYWEPGTEVSVKVDLYGTDLGGGVMGGSDAETNFTIGDRVVSIVDNATKTMKVYRNQKLLREIPVSLGRDGQWDTPNGRYIIGDEHEQLLMDSSTFGLAKEDGGYETLVDYATQMSYSGIYVHAAPWSVWAQGNTNTSHGCINVTTEAAAWFQDVVKRGDIVRVKNTNGGTLNPLDGLGDWNMSWKQWSKGNADENQ is encoded by the coding sequence GTGTTTAATCCCCGTTCCTTCACCCGCCGGCTGCTTGCCCTGACCACTGTTACTGCAGTGGCTATCGCAGCGGTTGCTTGCACGATCGATTCTGCTGCCGAAGATCACGATGGTCAGCAGCAAGAGCAGACTGAAGAAACGACGCAGGACAAGCCGAAGGACAAGGCGCCGGAAATTTCCGTTAAGGACGGCGCCACTGACGTCGACCCATCCGAACCAGTAACCGTGACTTCCCAGGGCGAGGGCCTGGAAGAGGTCACCATGGTCAATGAGTCCGGCTATGTCGTCGAAGAAAAGCTTTCCGATGACGGCATGGAGTGGAGCACCGACGAAGTGCTCGGCTACAACCGCACCTACACCCTGACCGCCGTGGATGAGAACGGCAAGGAAAAGGACATCACCTTCTCCACTATGGAGGCCAGCGCAACTGCCGATGTCGCCTTGTCCCCCACCCCAGGTTCCGAAGTCGGCGTCGGCCAGGTCATCGCCGTGCGCTTTGGCGCCTACGTCAACGACCGTGAGGCTGCCGAGGAAGCCATCAAGGTCGAAACCTCTCCGGAAGTTGAGGGCGCGTTCTACTGGGTTAATGGCCAGGAAGTCCGCTGGCGCCCGCAGTACTACTGGGAGCCGGGCACCGAGGTATCCGTCAAGGTTGACCTCTACGGCACTGACCTGGGCGGTGGCGTCATGGGTGGTTCCGATGCGGAGACCAACTTCACCATCGGTGACCGCGTGGTCAGCATCGTTGACAATGCCACCAAGACCATGAAGGTCTACCGTAACCAGAAGCTGCTGCGCGAAATCCCGGTCTCCCTGGGCCGCGATGGCCAGTGGGATACCCCGAACGGCCGCTACATCATCGGCGATGAGCACGAGCAGCTGCTCATGGACTCCTCGACCTTCGGCTTGGCCAAAGAAGACGGCGGCTACGAGACCCTAGTCGACTACGCCACCCAGATGTCCTACTCCGGCATCTACGTCCACGCCGCCCCGTGGTCGGTCTGGGCCCAGGGCAACACCAACACCTCGCACGGCTGCATCAACGTCACCACCGAAGCAGCCGCCTGGTTCCAGGACGTCGTTAAGCGCGGCGACATCGTCCGCGTCAAAAACACCAACGGCGGCACCCTCAACCCATTAGACGGCCTGGGCGACTGGAACATGTCCTGGAAGCAGTGGTCCAAGGGCAACGCCGACGAGAATCAGTAA
- a CDS encoding nicotinamidase produces the protein MSAQTLVVVDVQNDFCPGGSLGTDRGNEVAAGIAKLLPEYETVIATQDWHIDPKGHFSENPDFVDTWPVHCVADSEGAQMHPALSDAPFAATFRKGEYTAAYSGFEGEYEGVGLAQWLRERNIEDIAVVGIATDHCVRATVLDALKEGFNVEVLSEYCSPVSEERAKKTFAELQEAGAKVV, from the coding sequence ATGAGTGCACAAACGCTAGTGGTTGTAGACGTTCAAAATGACTTTTGCCCAGGCGGTTCGCTGGGCACGGACCGTGGTAATGAGGTGGCTGCGGGCATCGCAAAGCTGCTGCCCGAGTATGAGACGGTCATTGCCACGCAGGACTGGCACATCGATCCGAAGGGGCATTTCAGCGAGAACCCGGACTTCGTCGATACTTGGCCAGTGCATTGCGTCGCTGATTCTGAGGGTGCGCAGATGCATCCTGCGCTTTCCGATGCCCCTTTCGCCGCCACCTTCCGCAAAGGCGAGTACACCGCCGCGTATTCCGGTTTTGAAGGCGAGTACGAGGGTGTCGGCTTGGCGCAGTGGCTACGCGAGCGCAACATCGAAGATATCGCGGTAGTCGGAATCGCCACCGATCATTGCGTGCGCGCCACAGTGCTGGATGCACTGAAGGAGGGCTTCAACGTCGAGGTGTTAAGCGAATACTGCTCGCCGGTGAGTGAAGAGCGCGCGAAAAAGACCTTTGCCGAACTGCAAGAGGCAGGGGCAAAGGTCGTTTAG
- a CDS encoding alanine/glycine:cation symporter family protein, whose amino-acid sequence MADFLDSLNGIIWSPALVFLCLGAGIYFTIVTRFLQVRCIPDMIRQLASGEKSESGVSSFQSLMISLSGRVGVGNIAGVATAIAFGGPGAVFWMWAVALLGSATSFIECTLAQVYKEKDRDTGEYRGGPAYYIEKAYSHTKAAPVMLIYGVVFAVAMILATSYFLPGIQANAVADAVSNAWGIEVGWSAFVLAGILAIIIIGGVKRIATFASMVVPFMAVIYIVVSIIVMFMNFNQIPEVFGLIFRSAFNLEAGFSGMLGVAIMWGVRRGIYSNEAGQGTGPQSAAAAEVSHPAKQGFVQAFAVYIDTLFVCSATAFMIISTDMYTVYRGESEDGEVVYPGSLPEGVAVGPGYVQNGLDSVASGVGPTFVALAIAFFAFTTVLAYYYMAETNLTYFNRWIKSHGLRRALVWILRVLIIVSVIIGATTTPGAAWTLGDIGVGATAWLNIIAILILQVPALKVLRDYEKQKKAGKDPQFDPAAVGIKNANFWEEREKNRRA is encoded by the coding sequence ATGGCTGATTTCCTCGACAGTCTCAATGGCATTATCTGGTCACCCGCACTGGTGTTCTTGTGCCTAGGTGCCGGAATCTATTTCACTATCGTTACTCGTTTCCTGCAGGTCCGTTGTATTCCGGACATGATTCGCCAGCTTGCCTCTGGTGAGAAATCTGAAAGCGGCGTTTCTTCCTTCCAGTCGCTGATGATTTCCCTGTCTGGCCGTGTCGGCGTCGGCAATATTGCGGGCGTTGCCACGGCTATTGCTTTTGGTGGCCCAGGTGCAGTGTTCTGGATGTGGGCAGTGGCCCTGCTGGGTTCTGCAACCTCGTTCATCGAATGTACACTGGCGCAGGTCTACAAGGAGAAGGACCGCGACACCGGTGAGTACCGCGGTGGTCCTGCTTACTACATCGAAAAGGCGTACTCGCACACCAAGGCAGCACCTGTGATGCTGATTTACGGTGTGGTCTTCGCTGTCGCGATGATCCTGGCTACTAGCTACTTCCTGCCGGGCATCCAGGCCAACGCTGTGGCTGATGCAGTGTCCAACGCCTGGGGCATCGAGGTCGGTTGGTCCGCATTCGTTCTGGCCGGCATCCTGGCCATCATCATTATCGGTGGTGTGAAGCGCATCGCGACCTTTGCTTCCATGGTCGTTCCGTTCATGGCGGTTATCTACATCGTGGTGTCCATCATCGTGATGTTCATGAACTTCAACCAGATCCCAGAGGTCTTCGGTCTGATTTTCCGCTCCGCATTCAACCTGGAGGCTGGCTTCTCCGGCATGCTGGGTGTCGCCATCATGTGGGGTGTTCGCCGCGGTATTTACTCCAACGAGGCTGGCCAGGGTACCGGCCCGCAGTCCGCAGCAGCAGCTGAGGTGTCCCACCCGGCTAAGCAGGGCTTCGTCCAGGCCTTCGCGGTCTACATCGACACCCTGTTTGTCTGTTCTGCAACCGCGTTCATGATCATCTCCACCGACATGTACACCGTCTACCGCGGTGAGTCCGAAGACGGCGAAGTCGTCTACCCAGGCTCCCTGCCAGAAGGCGTTGCGGTTGGCCCGGGCTATGTTCAGAACGGCCTGGATTCTGTTGCTTCCGGTGTTGGCCCGACCTTCGTCGCACTGGCTATTGCATTCTTCGCGTTTACCACCGTGCTGGCGTACTACTACATGGCAGAGACCAACCTGACCTACTTCAACCGTTGGATTAAGTCCCACGGTCTGCGCCGCGCACTGGTCTGGATCCTGCGCGTCCTCATCATTGTTTCGGTCATCATCGGTGCAACCACCACCCCGGGTGCTGCATGGACCCTCGGCGATATCGGCGTGGGTGCTACGGCATGGCTCAACATCATCGCCATCCTCATCCTGCAGGTCCCGGCGCTGAAGGTGCTGCGCGACTACGAAAAACAGAAGAAGGCTGGCAAGGACCCGCAGTTCGATCCTGCTGCAGTAGGAATTAAGAACGCGAACTTCTGGGAAGAGCGCGAAAAGAACCGCCGCGCTTAA
- the orn gene encoding oligoribonuclease: MVRMSDNEIPAKYDRLVWIDLEMTGLDPDRHVIVEVAAVITDGELNILGEGIDMVVHATEEQLGEMDDFVTNMHAKSGLDKEIRSSTTSIKDAEDAVLELIAKHCDPAHPAPLAGNSIATDRAFIRAYMQRLDEALHYRMIDVSTVKELSRRWHPRAYYHQPNKGLAHRALQDIIESIRELDFYRRSIFRTDEGPTSEEAATAKDESTAAYQAFL, translated from the coding sequence ATGGTCCGCATGTCTGACAATGAGATTCCCGCTAAATACGATCGCCTGGTTTGGATCGACCTGGAGATGACCGGTCTGGACCCAGACCGCCACGTCATCGTGGAGGTCGCCGCCGTCATCACCGATGGCGAGCTGAACATCCTGGGCGAAGGCATCGACATGGTCGTCCACGCCACCGAGGAACAGCTCGGCGAGATGGACGACTTCGTGACCAACATGCACGCCAAGTCGGGCCTGGATAAGGAAATCCGCTCCTCTACCACCTCCATCAAGGATGCTGAGGACGCTGTCCTGGAACTTATCGCCAAGCACTGCGATCCGGCCCACCCTGCACCGCTGGCGGGCAATTCCATTGCCACCGACCGCGCCTTTATCCGCGCCTACATGCAGCGTCTCGACGAAGCCCTGCACTATCGCATGATTGACGTATCCACCGTCAAGGAGCTCTCCCGCCGCTGGCACCCGCGCGCCTACTACCACCAGCCCAACAAGGGCCTGGCCCACCGCGCACTACAGGACATCATCGAATCCATCCGCGAGCTGGACTTCTACCGCCGCAGCATTTTCCGCACCGACGAGGGCCCCACCTCCGAGGAAGCAGCCACCGCCAAGGATGAATCAACCGCTGCCTACCAGGCGTTTTTGTAA